A stretch of Myroides oncorhynchi DNA encodes these proteins:
- a CDS encoding ATP-dependent nuclease, whose product MSIITKIKIKNFKSFIDFELELNKGINIIVGDNEAGKSTILEAIHLCLTGFFQGKLLRNDLTQYIFNKSVEENYLKNIRNGISELPPTIDIELFLSGAGTEKLIGDGNSEKSSNASILYRIEFDNDYQDEYDEIIGSRQLHNIPIEYYKVTWRTASRDTVTNRSIPLKSAFIDSSSTKFNNGSDVYVSRIIRDDLEPSEKASISQAYRELKEVFIKHSSIKGINDKLVEKSKISEKDIQISIDLSTKNAWESTLMTYLDNIPFHYIGKGEQCMIKTKLALSHSNISSSNVILIEEPENHLSHTKLNEFIMCLQNELVSKQLIVSTHSSFIANKLGLENLVLINDKKSMRLNELTLETQNFFKKLPGFQTLRLVLARKLILCEGPSDELIIQRAYLDQYNKLPIQDGIDVISVGLTFKRFLDIADLINKKVCVVTDNDGDYVNKIDKKYKKYEGHAYIKISADKRNDLNTLEPQVVDSNKEKLIEFTSIVGIESKNNTVEEISEYLIKNKTDWALKVFESDKCIIYPSYIQEVINWANE is encoded by the coding sequence ATGAGTATTATAACTAAAATTAAAATTAAAAACTTTAAAAGTTTTATTGATTTTGAATTAGAACTTAATAAAGGAATAAATATTATAGTAGGGGATAATGAAGCTGGAAAATCAACAATTTTAGAAGCAATTCATTTATGTTTAACTGGATTTTTTCAAGGAAAATTATTGAGAAATGATTTAACTCAGTATATATTTAATAAATCTGTTGAGGAGAACTATCTCAAAAATATTCGAAATGGTATTTCAGAACTACCGCCAACTATAGATATCGAGCTTTTCTTGTCAGGAGCAGGAACAGAAAAATTAATAGGAGATGGAAATTCAGAAAAAAGTTCAAATGCATCTATTTTATATAGAATAGAATTTGATAATGATTACCAAGATGAATATGATGAAATTATTGGTTCTAGACAACTTCATAATATCCCTATTGAATACTATAAGGTTACTTGGAGAACTGCATCTAGAGATACAGTAACTAATAGAAGTATACCATTAAAGTCAGCATTTATAGATTCATCTTCTACTAAATTTAATAATGGTTCTGATGTTTATGTTTCTAGGATAATAAGAGATGATTTAGAGCCTTCAGAAAAAGCCTCAATATCTCAAGCTTATCGTGAATTAAAGGAAGTTTTCATTAAGCATAGTTCTATTAAGGGGATTAATGATAAACTTGTTGAAAAAAGTAAAATATCAGAAAAAGACATTCAAATTTCAATTGATTTATCTACTAAAAATGCATGGGAATCAACTCTTATGACTTATTTAGATAATATTCCATTTCATTATATTGGTAAAGGAGAGCAGTGTATGATTAAAACAAAATTAGCATTGAGTCATTCTAATATATCGAGTTCAAATGTAATTTTAATCGAAGAGCCAGAAAATCATTTGTCGCATACAAAACTTAATGAGTTTATTATGTGTTTACAAAATGAATTAGTAAGTAAGCAATTGATTGTGTCAACTCATAGTAGTTTTATTGCTAATAAGTTGGGTTTAGAGAACCTAGTGTTAATTAATGATAAGAAGTCAATGCGCTTAAATGAACTTACTTTGGAAACCCAAAATTTTTTCAAAAAATTACCAGGTTTTCAAACATTAAGACTAGTTTTAGCTAGAAAGTTAATATTATGTGAAGGGCCTTCAGATGAATTAATAATTCAAAGAGCATATCTAGATCAGTATAACAAATTACCTATTCAAGATGGTATAGATGTTATCTCTGTTGGGTTAACATTTAAAAGATTCTTAGATATTGCAGATTTAATAAATAAAAAAGTTTGTGTAGTTACTGACAATGATGGTGATTACGTAAATAAAATAGATAAAAAGTATAAAAAATATGAGGGACATGCTTATATTAAGATATCTGCAGATAAAAGGAATGATTTAAATACTCTTGAGCCTCAGGTTGTTGATTCTAATAAGGAAAAACTAATAGAGTTTACTAGTATTGTAGGTATTGAATCAAAGAATAATACTGTAGAAGAAATTTCAGAGTATTTAATAAAAAATAAAACTGATTGGGCTTTAAAAGTTTTTGAGTCTGATAAGTGTATTATCTATCCAAGTTATATTCAAGAAGTAATAAATTGGGCTAATGAATAA
- a CDS encoding UvrD-helicase domain-containing protein gives MNKYIIAGAGAGKTTYLVTESIRQSDKKILITTYTEANEREIRKKFLEINNGVPKNVTIQTWFTFLLKEWVKPFQGTFNSLLFDYDIKGMILVNSMSGIKNTFINQYGKKIEIQYAEDTEFLKHYFSKKGKIYSDKIAKFSYNVDSQCGSVITSRLKSFYDKIYIDEVQDLAGYDLELIKLLLKSKIEIELVGDPRQVTYLTHNPKKNQKYTDGNLKGFLLEKCKSLIKDNIYEGLLNESHRNNHFICDFANKLYPTYEKLRPCKCCNYNEVEHLGVFLIREDDVSNYIEKYNPTQLKWSSSTKVNDNSDSLNFGESKGLTFDRVLIYPTENMKAWMKDNNKKLESSTRAKFYVAITRARHSVAIVFNYDTLEISDCIKYSEII, from the coding sequence ATGAATAAGTATATTATTGCAGGAGCTGGAGCAGGTAAAACAACGTATTTAGTTACAGAATCCATTAGACAATCAGATAAGAAAATTTTAATTACAACATATACAGAAGCAAATGAAAGAGAGATTAGAAAAAAATTTCTTGAAATTAATAATGGAGTACCGAAAAATGTTACAATTCAAACTTGGTTTACATTTTTGTTAAAAGAATGGGTAAAACCTTTTCAAGGAACATTTAATAGTCTTTTATTTGATTATGATATTAAAGGAATGATTTTAGTTAATTCGATGTCCGGAATTAAAAATACATTTATTAATCAATATGGAAAAAAAATAGAGATACAATACGCAGAAGATACTGAGTTTTTAAAACATTATTTTTCTAAAAAAGGAAAAATTTATTCTGATAAGATAGCTAAGTTTTCATATAATGTCGACAGTCAGTGTGGTTCTGTAATAACAAGTAGATTGAAAAGTTTTTATGATAAAATATATATTGATGAAGTACAAGATCTTGCGGGTTATGATTTAGAATTGATTAAATTGCTTCTAAAGTCAAAAATAGAAATAGAATTAGTAGGAGATCCTAGACAAGTTACTTACTTAACACATAATCCTAAGAAAAATCAAAAGTATACAGATGGAAATTTAAAAGGATTTTTACTTGAAAAATGTAAGAGCCTTATAAAGGATAATATTTATGAAGGACTACTGAATGAATCCCATAGAAATAATCATTTTATTTGTGATTTTGCAAATAAGTTATATCCAACATATGAAAAATTAAGACCTTGTAAATGTTGTAATTATAATGAAGTCGAACATCTCGGTGTTTTCTTGATACGAGAAGATGATGTCTCAAATTATATAGAGAAGTATAATCCTACTCAATTAAAGTGGAGTTCAAGTACCAAAGTAAATGATAACTCAGATTCTCTTAATTTTGGTGAATCTAAAGGATTAACTTTTGATAGGGTATTAATTTATCCAACTGAAAACATGAAAGCTTGGATGAAAGATAATAATAAGAAATTAGAATCTTCAACTAGAGCCAAATTTTATGTTGCAATTACCAGAGCAAGACATTCTGTTGCTATAGTTTTTAATTATGATACCTTAGAAATTTCAGATTGCATCAAGTACTCCGAAATAATTTAG
- a CDS encoding helix-turn-helix domain-containing protein has protein sequence MNIDRTEFLLWMERIMTRFDHLSEHIKDLPIKTQTIDGEELLDSQDVMALFKISPRSLQRYRSDGKLPYYTISGKLYYKRSDVNQFIRECFKHPVRKK, from the coding sequence ATGAATATAGATCGCACAGAATTCCTTTTATGGATGGAGCGTATTATGACACGCTTCGATCACTTGTCAGAACATATAAAAGACCTGCCTATAAAAACTCAAACTATAGATGGTGAAGAGCTTTTAGACAGCCAAGATGTAATGGCACTTTTTAAAATAAGTCCTCGCTCACTGCAACGTTACCGCTCAGACGGTAAACTTCCTTATTATACAATTAGTGGTAAACTTTACTATAAACGCTCCGATGTCAATCAGTTTATCAGAGAATGTTTTAAACATCCTGTACGCAAGAAGTAA
- a CDS encoding DUF3945 domain-containing protein, protein MSTETTQRQVEHDVLLVNDKTKNKIQVVKGLDKDGKLETVPATKKNQNQFLKVDRNGDFFSNFFSNFFSQLKNPTQFTFFRVPELLTIKMANQMQKELNQTGPTHELFLKHQITEIGNEPKKENKVAEPTKAEEQYSSNKFDIKDIDWDSLSRLGLSKEKLQEMDLLEPLLQGYKTKDLVAVNLDLGSAVFSLDARLSLQKNEEGKVVMALEGVKKYPNLNVPLYGHEFSKQDKHNLLKTGNMGRVVELVHPTTKEMIPSVVSVDRLTNNLVVTRVEKMQLPQEVKGIVLSEEQLQTLKEGKPLLVEGMTSAKGNLFNAEIQFNAAKGHIEFLFDNTNKQSQNNSQNQSQLSGDLKTFRGKELTEKQQSDLLEGKPIYIKDLLDKRGNTYQGYVTYNKETKQADFSFKNPNKEEQSKAQSQSEKQADEPKKSKGRKI, encoded by the coding sequence ATGAGTACAGAAACCACACAAAGACAAGTAGAACATGACGTGCTTCTTGTCAACGACAAAACAAAGAATAAGATTCAAGTAGTAAAGGGATTAGATAAAGATGGAAAACTTGAAACCGTACCAGCTACAAAAAAGAATCAAAATCAATTTTTAAAAGTAGATCGTAATGGAGATTTCTTTTCCAACTTCTTTTCTAATTTTTTCAGTCAACTTAAAAATCCAACCCAGTTTACTTTTTTTAGAGTTCCAGAGCTGTTGACCATTAAGATGGCTAATCAAATGCAAAAAGAACTCAATCAAACAGGACCTACTCACGAACTGTTTTTAAAACATCAAATAACAGAGATAGGTAATGAGCCAAAGAAAGAAAACAAAGTAGCTGAACCAACAAAAGCAGAGGAACAGTACAGTTCTAACAAGTTTGATATTAAAGATATTGATTGGGATTCACTATCAAGACTTGGCCTTTCTAAAGAAAAACTACAAGAAATGGATTTATTAGAACCGCTCTTACAAGGCTATAAAACAAAGGACTTGGTGGCTGTAAATTTAGACTTAGGTTCAGCAGTGTTTTCTTTGGATGCAAGACTGTCTTTACAGAAAAACGAAGAGGGCAAGGTTGTAATGGCACTTGAAGGAGTAAAGAAATATCCTAATCTTAATGTACCACTTTATGGACATGAGTTTTCAAAGCAAGACAAACACAACCTTTTAAAAACAGGTAATATGGGTAGGGTAGTAGAGCTTGTTCATCCAACTACAAAAGAAATGATTCCATCGGTGGTAAGTGTAGATAGACTCACCAATAACCTTGTTGTTACTAGAGTTGAGAAAATGCAATTACCACAAGAGGTAAAAGGCATTGTACTAAGTGAAGAACAGCTCCAAACTTTAAAAGAGGGCAAACCACTACTTGTAGAAGGGATGACCTCTGCTAAAGGAAATCTTTTTAATGCAGAGATTCAGTTTAACGCAGCTAAAGGGCATATTGAGTTTTTGTTTGACAATACCAATAAACAAAGTCAGAATAACTCGCAAAATCAATCTCAGTTATCAGGTGATTTAAAAACCTTTAGAGGTAAAGAGCTTACTGAAAAACAGCAAAGTGATTTACTAGAAGGTAAACCAATTTACATCAAAGATCTGTTGGACAAAAGAGGGAATACGTATCAAGGCTATGTGACATATAACAAAGAAACTAAGCAAGCTGACTTCTCGTTTAAGAATCCAAATAAAGAGGAACAATCAAAAGCTCAATCACAGTCAGAAAAACAAGCTGATGAGCCTAAAAAATCTAAAGGACGTAAAATTTAA
- a CDS encoding type IA DNA topoisomerase — MIVILAEKPSVAREIAMLVGAKTKKEGFIEGNGYFVTWAIGHLVSLAMPEDYGFQGFKKEALPILPRSYLLVPRKIKKANKYTSDPSALKQLKVIDKLFKACSEIIVATDAGREGELIARYIFQYLNCTKPFKRLWISSLTEKAIKDGLQNLKEGSEFDGLFRAGHSRSRADWLVGINASQALTVSMNDSVYSLGRVQTPTLSLICKRYLENTSFKKQLYYQIELIHQKDGILFKSLSTDKWEDKQKAEQALKLIDKQSEVKIQKVETKTIRAESPFFFDLTSLQKRANELFGFSADETLSIAQSLYEKKFITYPRTSSKYIPEDLWAEVPNLLKVLSDDSRYSNLLLKLKMARLNKKIVNDVKVTDHHGLLTTDRLPSAINAKEESIYHLIAQRVWETVFEPCVKKQTEVTLSSLDYEFSFKFSSLVELGWREVRKELSTTDEIIIDLPNLKQGENLKIKESIALEKSTRPNALYTESTLLSVMENAYREIEDKSLQSVIKNVGIGTAATRASIIETLLKRGYIIRKAKSLVPTEKGLKVYEIVKNKLISDVLLTAKWESAFKEIEENKTNMEDFHRQIEGYASEITTELLAIKPVNETDHLSCPKCKGHTLQLREKVVRCLDTDCSWVLFREVCGVKLSIDDITDLIQQGKTKLLKGLVSKAEKKFNAYLVLKEDCTTSFEFKHK; from the coding sequence ATGATTGTAATTCTTGCAGAAAAACCAAGTGTAGCTAGGGAGATAGCTATGCTTGTTGGAGCTAAAACAAAAAAAGAAGGTTTCATAGAAGGAAATGGATACTTTGTTACTTGGGCTATTGGTCATTTAGTTTCACTAGCTATGCCTGAGGATTATGGATTTCAAGGCTTTAAAAAAGAAGCTTTGCCAATCTTACCAAGGTCTTATTTGTTAGTACCAAGAAAGATTAAAAAAGCAAACAAATACACTTCTGATCCATCGGCTTTAAAACAGCTTAAGGTTATTGATAAACTCTTTAAAGCATGTTCTGAGATTATTGTAGCTACAGATGCAGGTAGGGAAGGAGAGCTTATCGCAAGATATATTTTTCAATACCTAAACTGTACTAAACCTTTTAAAAGATTGTGGATAAGTTCACTAACTGAAAAAGCCATTAAAGATGGCTTACAAAACCTTAAAGAAGGAAGCGAATTCGATGGACTTTTTAGAGCAGGTCATAGTCGTAGTAGAGCGGACTGGCTTGTAGGTATAAACGCATCTCAAGCGCTTACTGTTTCAATGAATGATTCGGTGTATTCTCTCGGTAGAGTACAAACACCAACCCTCAGTCTTATCTGTAAACGGTATTTAGAGAATACTTCTTTTAAGAAGCAACTGTACTATCAAATAGAACTTATTCATCAAAAAGACGGTATACTATTTAAATCGCTCTCAACTGATAAATGGGAAGATAAACAAAAAGCAGAACAAGCTTTAAAACTCATTGACAAACAAAGTGAGGTTAAAATACAAAAAGTAGAAACCAAAACAATAAGAGCAGAGTCCCCATTTTTTTTTGATTTAACCTCACTTCAAAAAAGAGCCAATGAACTCTTTGGATTCTCAGCAGATGAGACTCTCAGCATTGCTCAGAGCCTGTACGAAAAGAAGTTTATCACGTATCCAAGAACTTCGAGTAAATACATTCCAGAGGATTTATGGGCTGAGGTTCCTAACTTATTAAAGGTTCTTTCAGATGATAGTAGATATAGTAACCTCCTTCTAAAACTAAAGATGGCAAGGCTTAATAAGAAGATAGTAAATGATGTAAAGGTTACAGATCACCATGGACTATTAACCACAGATAGACTTCCTTCAGCGATTAACGCTAAAGAAGAGAGCATTTATCATTTGATTGCTCAAAGAGTATGGGAAACAGTATTTGAACCTTGTGTAAAAAAGCAAACAGAGGTAACCTTAAGTAGTTTGGATTATGAGTTTAGTTTTAAGTTTTCTTCATTAGTAGAACTTGGATGGAGAGAGGTAAGAAAGGAGTTATCTACTACTGATGAGATAATAATTGATTTACCTAATTTAAAACAAGGGGAGAATCTAAAAATTAAAGAATCAATTGCTCTTGAAAAATCAACAAGACCTAATGCTTTATATACAGAAAGCACACTTTTGTCTGTTATGGAAAACGCCTATAGAGAAATAGAGGATAAGTCACTTCAAAGTGTTATTAAAAACGTTGGAATTGGAACAGCTGCTACAAGAGCGTCTATTATCGAAACGCTTTTAAAAAGGGGTTATATAATAAGAAAAGCAAAGTCACTTGTTCCAACTGAGAAAGGACTCAAAGTATATGAAATAGTCAAGAATAAACTTATCTCTGATGTACTATTAACCGCTAAATGGGAATCTGCTTTTAAAGAGATAGAAGAGAATAAAACTAATATGGAAGATTTCCACAGGCAGATTGAAGGTTATGCTTCGGAGATAACAACAGAGCTTTTAGCTATAAAACCAGTTAATGAAACGGATCATCTATCTTGTCCTAAGTGTAAAGGGCATACACTTCAACTAAGAGAAAAAGTAGTAAGATGTTTAGATACTGATTGTAGTTGGGTGTTGTTTAGGGAGGTATGTGGGGTTAAACTATCCATTGATGATATCACTGACTTAATACAACAAGGCAAAACCAAACTTCTAAAAGGATTGGTTAGTAAAGCTGAGAAGAAGTTCAATGCTTATCTTGTTTTAAAAGAAGATTGTACTACTAGTTTTGAGTTTAAACATAAGTAA
- a CDS encoding antirestriction protein ArdA, translating into MENLMHSKVYVGTYAKYNNGSIKGDWIELNNFSSIEEFYEFCLELHADETDPEFMFQDWENIPSELISESSLSENIFSIIEKVSDLDYKTLEAFSAWVSIGNYNIESDDIDSLFESFEDDYQGYYNSEEDFAYQIIDECYDLSDFVKSYFDYESFARDLFIGDYTYENGHVFKNS; encoded by the coding sequence ATGGAAAATTTAATGCACTCAAAAGTTTATGTTGGTACTTATGCTAAGTATAACAATGGTTCAATTAAAGGAGATTGGATAGAGCTTAATAACTTTAGCTCTATTGAAGAGTTTTATGAGTTCTGCTTAGAACTACACGCTGATGAAACAGATCCTGAATTTATGTTTCAAGATTGGGAAAACATCCCATCTGAGTTAATATCAGAAAGTAGTCTTTCAGAAAATATTTTTTCAATCATTGAAAAAGTATCAGATTTAGATTATAAAACCTTAGAAGCTTTTTCAGCTTGGGTAAGCATAGGTAATTACAATATTGAATCTGATGATATAGACTCGTTATTTGAATCATTTGAAGATGATTATCAAGGATATTATAACAGTGAAGAAGATTTCGCTTACCAAATCATTGATGAATGTTATGATTTATCTGATTTTGTAAAATCATATTTTGATTATGAAAGCTTTGCTAGAGATCTTTTCATAGGTGATTATACTTATGAAAATGGTCATGTATTTAAAAACAGTTAA
- a CDS encoding SIR2 family protein yields MKTLLLNNKSSVAYDDSNPEDIKVFIDNQEHDFKGSTENRIDYAIATKRNKYAKTLNHQFENLVLLTGAGSSIDWGVDGKVGQSMVSLWDGVEAKLGVELFQKLLEVIKYNDEWPDGTIVKNLEKVLSMATPAIPYITSGEVNLVDCVNEIKNFIRNACMLNLPDNAPHSILLNKMTKRKVTLPRFKLFTLNYDTMFEQAASKNNFTVIDGFSFGIPRVFSGRNFDYDIVSRNQSRVKEEDNFIEKVFHLYKLHGSVNWEKIENKIYQREGIEFPLMIYPHQSKYESSYEQPYFEMMSRFQNSLRKENVFLVTIGFSFGDKHIVTSIIEALEQNPSFQLMIINRSIDESNVNLKPFIEAAKKYSNISIVAETFEEFSKHYPDLQTYNHDTNKQIVINLPTV; encoded by the coding sequence ATGAAAACACTATTACTAAATAATAAAAGTTCTGTAGCTTACGATGATTCAAATCCTGAAGACATAAAAGTATTTATTGATAATCAGGAACATGATTTTAAAGGAAGTACTGAAAATAGAATAGATTATGCTATTGCAACCAAAAGAAATAAATATGCTAAAACTCTAAATCATCAGTTTGAGAATTTGGTTTTATTGACAGGTGCAGGTTCTTCTATAGATTGGGGTGTTGATGGTAAGGTTGGCCAATCTATGGTTAGTTTATGGGATGGTGTTGAAGCAAAATTAGGTGTAGAATTATTCCAAAAATTATTAGAAGTCATTAAATATAATGATGAGTGGCCTGATGGAACCATTGTTAAAAACCTAGAGAAAGTTTTATCAATGGCGACGCCTGCGATACCTTATATTACTTCAGGTGAAGTTAATTTAGTAGATTGCGTGAATGAAATAAAAAATTTTATTAGAAATGCTTGTATGCTAAATCTTCCAGATAATGCACCGCATTCTATTTTGTTGAATAAAATGACAAAAAGAAAGGTTACACTTCCAAGGTTTAAATTGTTTACATTGAATTATGATACAATGTTTGAACAAGCTGCAAGTAAAAATAATTTTACGGTCATAGATGGCTTTTCATTTGGTATTCCTAGAGTTTTTAGTGGTCGAAATTTTGATTATGATATTGTAAGTAGAAATCAAAGTAGAGTTAAAGAAGAAGATAATTTTATAGAAAAGGTTTTTCATTTATATAAGTTACATGGTTCTGTAAATTGGGAGAAAATCGAGAATAAAATTTATCAACGTGAAGGAATCGAATTTCCTTTGATGATTTATCCACATCAATCAAAATACGAAAGCTCATATGAACAACCTTATTTTGAAATGATGTCACGATTTCAAAATAGTTTAAGAAAAGAAAATGTTTTTTTAGTAACTATTGGATTTAGCTTTGGTGATAAACACATTGTTACTTCTATTATCGAAGCACTGGAACAGAATCCAAGTTTTCAACTAATGATAATTAATCGTAGTATTGATGAAAGTAATGTCAACTTAAAACCTTTTATTGAAGCAGCGAAAAAATATTCTAATATTTCAATAGTAGCAGAAACATTCGAGGAATTTTCTAAGCATTATCCTGATTTACAAACCTATAATCATGATACAAATAAACAAATAGTTATAAACTTACCAACTGTTTAA
- a CDS encoding ATP-binding protein, with protein sequence MKINPFQHSHFLGYVNHVSPSFIKIHFPSSVLMKSFYHNSEILKGGLVGNYVVIEGEDKGFLCKLLEISLPEKERLELSEKTFSTKEFHPTGRLEVLLSFDLFNPLNIEKGVNSLPLIGSKVFICSSEFLSTHFKKFGVKKEDFETTPTIKLGNLIYDKNVPVDLSLQALFGRHCAVVGTTGGGKSYTISKFIEGIIQANSKAIIIDPTGEYSNFDTDAKVISTKLITDSYFPYQNLTINDLFVLFRPSGQVQQPILLEAIKSLKLVRCLINDIPKNYHNENGSQNIFYFNTKDGFQVVLIENELLTKQNQFTAPFNNANHIYKEKIENFNNNDFDISLLHKQIVNECFQVYNNQWTRQDDRNLSNATSLIIRINNIISNDKYKGMFGFSDPKTSNLISTIEEFLVNPNLNILRISFEDVPYDFQAREILANALGRYLLNKSRTLAFRDKPLVLFVDEAHQFLNKKVKDEYFESTELSAFDSIAKESRKYGLFLCLATQMPRDIPIGTLSQMGTFVTHRLINHYDKEAISNACSTANKETLSFLPSLGSGEAIIMGVDFPMPLSIQIDRPLIEPKFDTPKF encoded by the coding sequence ATGAAGATAAATCCATTTCAACATAGTCATTTTTTAGGATATGTTAATCATGTATCACCTTCTTTCATAAAGATTCATTTTCCATCTTCAGTTTTAATGAAGTCTTTTTACCATAATTCTGAAATTTTAAAAGGTGGCCTTGTAGGGAATTATGTCGTAATTGAAGGTGAAGACAAAGGATTCCTTTGTAAACTGCTGGAAATTTCTCTGCCTGAAAAAGAAAGGTTGGAACTGAGTGAGAAAACTTTCTCAACTAAGGAATTTCATCCAACAGGTAGATTGGAAGTATTATTATCTTTTGATTTATTTAATCCTTTAAACATTGAAAAAGGAGTTAATTCATTACCATTGATTGGATCAAAAGTTTTTATATGTTCTTCTGAATTTTTATCGACACATTTTAAGAAATTTGGAGTCAAAAAAGAAGATTTTGAAACAACACCAACAATTAAATTAGGTAATTTGATCTATGATAAAAATGTACCTGTTGATCTATCTTTACAGGCTTTATTTGGTCGTCATTGTGCTGTTGTAGGAACTACTGGTGGTGGTAAAAGTTATACTATAAGTAAATTTATAGAAGGAATTATACAGGCTAACTCAAAAGCTATAATTATTGATCCAACAGGAGAATACTCTAATTTTGATACTGATGCTAAGGTTATAAGTACTAAGCTTATTACAGACAGCTATTTTCCTTACCAAAATCTTACAATCAATGATTTATTTGTGTTGTTTAGACCTTCAGGCCAAGTACAGCAACCTATTTTATTAGAAGCAATTAAATCTTTAAAGTTAGTTCGTTGTTTAATTAATGATATTCCTAAGAATTACCATAATGAAAATGGTAGCCAAAATATTTTTTATTTTAATACAAAGGATGGATTCCAAGTTGTACTTATAGAAAATGAATTGCTTACAAAGCAAAATCAATTTACAGCGCCATTTAATAATGCTAATCATATTTATAAAGAAAAGATTGAAAATTTTAATAACAATGATTTTGATATTTCATTACTTCATAAGCAAATTGTAAATGAATGTTTTCAAGTTTATAATAACCAATGGACAAGACAAGATGACCGGAATTTAAGTAATGCAACAAGTCTAATTATTAGAATTAACAATATAATTTCAAACGATAAATATAAAGGGATGTTTGGTTTTAGTGATCCTAAAACATCTAACCTAATATCCACGATAGAAGAATTTTTAGTAAATCCAAATTTAAATATATTAAGAATTAGTTTTGAAGATGTTCCATATGATTTTCAAGCAAGAGAAATTTTAGCAAATGCTTTGGGAAGATATTTATTAAATAAGTCAAGAACACTTGCGTTTAGAGATAAGCCATTGGTTTTATTTGTTGATGAAGCGCATCAATTTTTAAATAAAAAAGTAAAAGATGAATATTTTGAAAGTACTGAATTAAGTGCTTTTGACAGTATAGCAAAAGAAAGTCGAAAGTATGGGTTGTTTTTATGTTTAGCGACTCAAATGCCTAGAGATATACCAATTGGAACTTTAAGTCAAATGGGGACATTTGTGACTCATCGACTTATTAATCATTATGATAAAGAAGCAATTTCAAATGCTTGCTCTACAGCTAATAAGGAAACATTGTCGTTTTTACCTTCATTAGGCTCAGGTGAGGCTATTATAATGGGAGTAGATTTTCCTATGCCGTTATCAATTCAAATTGATAGACCATTAATAGAACCAAAATTTGATACTCCAAAATTTTAA
- a CDS encoding JAB domain-containing protein, which translates to MESAVLNNNWLVASEIELIYKSKVKASERPRIDSSHSAYEVALKAWDENKIELLEQFKVLMLSNNNRVLGVLEISSGGITGTVVDLRLIFAALLKVKATAFILVHNHPSGKLQPSDADRQITQKIKQASQILDIALLDHLVITSESYYSFADEGVL; encoded by the coding sequence ATGGAAAGTGCAGTTTTAAACAACAATTGGTTAGTGGCATCAGAGATAGAACTAATCTACAAATCTAAAGTTAAAGCATCTGAAAGACCGAGAATAGATTCTTCTCATTCAGCTTATGAAGTAGCTTTAAAAGCATGGGATGAAAATAAAATTGAATTATTAGAACAATTTAAAGTTCTTATGCTTTCGAACAATAATAGAGTACTTGGAGTACTTGAAATATCATCAGGTGGTATTACTGGAACAGTAGTAGATCTTAGATTGATATTTGCAGCTTTACTAAAAGTAAAAGCAACTGCTTTTATCTTAGTACATAATCACCCTTCAGGGAAATTACAACCAAGTGATGCAGATAGACAAATCACCCAAAAGATTAAACAAGCAAGTCAAATACTTGATATTGCTCTTTTAGATCATTTAGTAATAACTTCTGAGAGTTATTACTCTTTTGCAGATGAAGGCGTCTTATGA